In the genome of Electrophorus electricus isolate fEleEle1 chromosome 26, fEleEle1.pri, whole genome shotgun sequence, one region contains:
- the si:ch211-129c21.1 gene encoding semaphorin-4E, protein MSCPLLPPCVLAGLLLACVYTALCTLDCTPRKRVPYERNHLKVFREEGISNYSSMLMREDLGVLMLGAREAIFALDINDISVAKAKVTWKVTQMKQNECTYKGKNPDTECRNYIRTLHQINESVMYVCGTNAFSPACDYIAYVGGQLKLKGRQEEGKGKCPFDPFQRSSSIMADGDLYSATILNFLGSEPAILRNSLTVLRTEFTSFWLNEPNFIHMDVIPESENNPEGDDDKLYIFFSENAVEYDFYSRLVVSRVARVCKGDRGGQRTLQRKWTSFLKASLDCPVSGDILPYVLQDVFLLRHSDWRKSIFYAAFTSQSGSNEVFSAVCAYSVMDINKVFSHGKYKTPVTVEASHVKWVMYNGDLPVPRPGSCINNAARASGIRSSLDLPDKTLQFVRDHPLMDDSVKPLTGQPLLVRKGVLFTRLVVDRATALDGQPHLVMFVGTDNGFMQKAVNYNGEMHIIEELQLFRSPEPISVLRVSSSTGQVYAGSASGVVQIPMADCHRYSSCLDCVLARDPYCAWDLGTHRCTPSPRFTKDDELVQSLKEGDPSRCPDPVPIRAKKKTLALGNNIRLPCVLDSSLAQVQWRLATQLLIPTSGKYSIQADGLLIYNASAADTGLYTCESVERPAGRQYRRTLAAYQLHLPSALGDDDDGDNSTYDWGGTGTEHPPSELPDVVPVTSPAWHRSGLVAMEVSVTMLSVLLVALLLWNWYKGHLPLRGRCRQHPRKQPRSAGHGHPAIYPLRQHATLDSTEEAQARQFLHAHSNYGNGLNTGVFKYIMDESEI, encoded by the exons ATGTCctgtcctctccttcctccctgtGTCCTGGCTGGCTTGCTCCTCGCCTGTGTCTACACTGCTCTCTGCACACTGGACTGCACTCCTCGAAAACGTGTCCCATATGAAA GAAACCATCTTAAAGTGTTCAGAGAAGAGGGCATTTCAAATTACTCTTCTATGTTAATGAGAGAAGACTTGGGTGTTCTGATGCTGGGAGCTAGAGAGGCTATCTTCGCACTTGACATCAATGACATCTCTGTTGCCAAGGCTAAG GTAACCTGGAAAGTCACTCAGATGAAACAGAATGAATGCACCTACAAAGGAAAGAATCCCGAT ACTGAATGTCGGAACTACATTCGTACGCTGCATCAAATCAACGAAAGTGTCATGTATGTCTGTGGCACAAACGCGTTCAGCCCTGCTTGCGATTACATT GCCTATGTCGGTGGACAGCTCAAACTGAAAGGGAGGCAGGAGGAGGGAAAGGGAAAGTGTCCCTTTGATCCTTTTCAGAGGTCCTCGTCCATCATGGCTG ACGGGGACCTATATTCAGCCACCATCCTGAACTTCCTTGGCTCCGAGCCAGCTATCCTGCGCAACTCACTGACTGTCCTGCGCACTGAATTCACGAGCTTCTGGCTCAATG AGCCCAACTTCATCCACATGGATGTGATCCCAGAAAGTGAAAACAACCCTGAAGGGGATGATGATAAGCTCTACATATTCTTCAGTGAAAACGCAGTAGAGTATGACTTCTACAGCAGACTTGTAGTGTCGAGGGTCGCTCGAGTCTGCAAG GGTGACAGGGGAGGCCAGAGGACACTGCAGAGGAAGTGGACCTCTTTCCTAAAGGCCAGCCTGGACTGCCCAGTTTCCGGGGACATCCTGCCATACGTTCTACAGGATGTCTTCCTCCTCCGTCACAGTGACTGGCGGAAAAGCATCTTCTATGCTGCCTTCACCTCCCAGTC gGGCTCCAATGAAGTATTTTCAGCAGTATGTGCATATTCTGTGATGGACATCAATAAGGTGTTCTCCCatggaaaatataaaacaccAGTAACAGTAGAAGCCTCTCATGTGAAATGGGTCATGTATAATGGAGATCTGCCTGTTCCTCGACCAGGATCA TGTATCAACAATGCTGCAAGGGCTTCTGGAATAAGGAGCTCTCTGGACCTTCCTGATAAAACCCTGCAGTTCGTCCGCGATCATCCACTCATGGACGACAGCGTGAAGCCCCTAACAGGCCAGCCACTGCTGGTCAGGAAAGGTGTGCTGTTCACCCGCCTGGTGGTGGACCGTGCGACCGCACTGGACGGACAGCCTCACCTCGTCATGTTCGTcggcacag ACAATGGGTTCATGCAGAAAGCTGTGAACTACAATGGGGAGATGCACATCATTGAGGAGCTACAGCTGTTCAGAAGCCCTGAGCCAATCAGCGTCCTGCGTGTCTCTTCTAGCACG GGCCAGGTGTATGCGGGCTCTGCGTCTGGTGTGGTGCAGATTCCTATGGCTGACTGCCACCGCTACTCTTCGTGTTTGGACTGCGTCCTCGCCAGAGATCCTTACTGTGCCTGGGACCTCGGCACCCACCGCTGCACCCCCTCGCCCAGATTCACCAAAGATGA TGAACTGGTTCAAAGTTTAAAAGAGGGGGATCCTTCTCGCTGCCCAGACCCAG TCCCCATTAGGGCAAAGAAAAAGACCCTGGCTCTGGGAAACAACATTAGGCTCCCGTgtgtgctggactccagccTGGCTCAGGTGCAGTGGCGCCTGGCCACACAGCTGTTGATCCCGACCAGCGGGAAGTACAGCATTCAGGCCGATGGTCTCCTCATTTACAACGCCTCGGCTGCTGACACGGGCCTCTACACCTGTGAGTCAGTGGAGCGGCCAGCTGGCAGGCAGTACCGCAGGACGCTGGCCGCCTACCAGCTACACCTCCCCTCGGCCCTGGGTGACGATGACGACGGAGACAACAGCACCTATGATTGGGGTGGCACAGGCACAGAGCACCCTCCCTCCGAGTTGCCAGACGTGGTGCCAGTGACATCCCCCGCCTGGCACCGGAGCGGCCTGGTAGCCATGGAGGTGTCCGTTAccatgctgtctgtgctgctggtgGCTTTGCTGCTGTGGAACTGGTACAAGGGCCACCTCCCGCTGCGGGGGAGGTGCCGGCAGCATCCCCGCAAGCAGCCCAGGTCGGCGGGCCACGGCCACCCTGCTATATACCCGCTGCGCCAACACGCCACCCTCGACAGCACGGAAGAAGCCCAGGCCAGGCAGTTCCTCCATGCACACAGTAACTATGGCAACGGGTTAAACACGGGTGTTTTCAAGTATATCATGGACGAGTCTGAGATTTAA